The following are encoded in a window of Lacinutrix sp. WUR7 genomic DNA:
- a CDS encoding AAA family ATPase, which yields MEEKLKQQPSDCIKVVLFGPESTGKTTLSKQLARHYNSVWTPEFAREYLQDKWNDERKTCEPKDLLPIAIGQMKLENDLALKTDSVLICDTDLLETKVYSETYYSGVCDPNLEKYALENKYDVYFLTYIDTPWEADDLRDKPEERLSMFQAFQDTLIKYKRPYVLLKGDKKMRLEIAVKHIDELLKRKK from the coding sequence ATGGAAGAAAAGCTTAAGCAACAACCAAGTGACTGCATAAAAGTAGTTCTTTTTGGCCCTGAATCTACAGGAAAAACAACCTTGTCAAAACAGTTGGCACGTCATTATAATTCGGTTTGGACGCCAGAGTTCGCTAGAGAATACCTTCAAGATAAATGGAATGATGAGCGTAAGACTTGTGAGCCAAAAGACTTGTTGCCAATTGCTATAGGGCAAATGAAATTAGAGAATGATTTAGCACTGAAAACCGATTCTGTTTTAATTTGTGATACCGATTTACTGGAAACTAAAGTATATTCAGAAACGTATTATTCAGGGGTTTGTGATCCTAATCTTGAAAAATATGCATTAGAAAATAAATATGATGTATACTTTTTAACGTATATTGACACACCTTGGGAAGCAGATGATTTACGAGATAAACCAGAAGAGCGTTTAAGTATGTTTCAAGCTTTTCAAGACACGTTAATAAAGTATAAAAGACCTTATGTTTTGCTAAAAGGAGATAAGAAAATGCGTTTAGAAATAGCAGTAAAGCATATCGATGAATTATTAAAACGAAAGAAGTGA
- the arfB gene encoding alternative ribosome rescue aminoacyl-tRNA hydrolase ArfB: protein MFSEKQLISELNYKAIRSSGAGGQHVNKVSSKIELTYNLEDSQVFNEEQKERLKSKLYSRLTKENVLILQCGESRSQHKNKQIAIKRFLQIITEGLIIPKKRKPTKIPRAVKIKRLKSKRSNSEKKANRKKPNLD from the coding sequence ATGTTTAGTGAAAAGCAGTTAATTAGCGAGTTAAATTATAAAGCAATACGAAGTTCTGGAGCAGGTGGGCAACATGTAAATAAAGTGTCTTCAAAAATAGAATTAACCTATAATTTAGAAGACTCTCAGGTTTTTAATGAAGAGCAAAAAGAACGTTTAAAAAGTAAACTATATTCCAGACTTACCAAAGAAAATGTACTTATTCTACAATGTGGCGAAAGCCGAAGTCAGCATAAGAATAAACAAATAGCTATAAAAAGATTTCTTCAAATTATAACGGAAGGTTTAATTATACCAAAAAAGCGCAAACCAACTAAAATTCCTAGAGCAGTAAAAATAAAACGCTTAAAATCAAAACGTTCTAATTCGGAAAAGAAAGCCAATAGGAAAAAACCAAACTTAGATTAA
- a CDS encoding geranylgeranylglyceryl/heptaprenylglyceryl phosphate synthase yields MKSIYKNILQSIEKGEKLLAVLIDPDKTKPEGLDGFMQKLNSSVATHIFVGGSTVEAFATENLVLALKKHTNLPIILFPGDVSQITNHANAILYLSLLSGRNPEYLIGKHVASVSKLRNSSLEVIPTGYLLIENGKETAVQRVTQTKPMPINNLQAIVDTAKAGELLGMQLIYLEAGSGAENAIPTSIISAVKKDLEIPLIVGGGIRSKEQLDTAYQEGADLVVIGTAFEEDETFFNELKQ; encoded by the coding sequence ATGAAAAGTATTTATAAAAACATATTACAGTCTATTGAAAAAGGGGAAAAGCTCTTAGCGGTTTTAATAGATCCGGATAAAACAAAACCAGAAGGTTTAGACGGTTTTATGCAAAAATTAAACAGCTCGGTTGCTACACATATTTTTGTTGGTGGAAGTACTGTAGAAGCATTTGCAACAGAAAACCTTGTTTTAGCATTAAAAAAACACACCAATTTACCAATCATATTATTTCCAGGAGATGTATCGCAAATTACCAATCATGCAAATGCTATATTGTATTTATCTTTATTGTCTGGTAGAAATCCGGAATATTTAATAGGAAAACACGTAGCCTCGGTTTCTAAATTAAGAAATAGCAGTTTAGAAGTGATTCCAACGGGTTATTTGCTAATCGAAAACGGAAAAGAAACAGCAGTGCAAAGAGTTACCCAAACAAAACCAATGCCAATTAATAATTTGCAAGCTATTGTAGATACCGCTAAAGCGGGAGAGTTGCTTGGTATGCAACTTATCTATTTAGAAGCGGGAAGCGGTGCAGAAAACGCGATACCAACATCTATAATTAGTGCCGTAAAAAAAGATTTAGAAATCCCTTTAATTGTTGGTGGTGGCATACGAAGCAAAGAGCAATTAGATACAGCATACCAAGAAGGAGCAGATTTGGTGGTTATTGGTACGGCTTTTGAAGAGGATGAAACATTCTTTAATGAATTGAAACAATAA
- a CDS encoding TonB-dependent receptor: protein MKNLFLFLTLLVLTVCANAQEKSQDSTQVEQLEEVLIKAVRVNATSPITHTNVSKEDLEKRNLGQDIPVLLNFLPSVVTTTDAGAGVGYTYIRVRGINAQSTNITLNGIPYNDSESLGTFWVNLGDFASSVESLQLQRGVGTSTNGSGAFGASINVLTDAVSEVANGEISNSFGSYNTRKHNVKFSTGKLNNHFEIAGRLSQIKSDGYIDRASSDLKSYFLQGAYVDDNRLIKAITFSGHEVTYQSWNGLEDLDLLKDDRTFNTAGMYTDEAGNTRFHKNEEDNYQQDHYQLHYTERINNNWSTNLSLNYTHGNGYFEQYKEDQDFEDYDLEEIMVGSETINTTDLIRRRWLDNDFYVVNANANFKKNKLDMIFGGTYSSYDGDHFGEIIWARNASSSEINDTYYNGNGKKEDLSFFTKATVKLNDKLSLFGDLQMRLVDYKTTGLTSDRVALRIDESYSFFNPKAGITYEFNTNNNIYFSYARANREPNRDDFENNEMVKPEQLNDFELGFRHQSEVFSVNTNLYYMLYNEQLILTGDRDNVGNPIRTNSGESYRLGLEIEAAVKPLDWLTIQPSITVSSNKNKSTVVSRDGGLADLGKTNISFSPEVVLSNALVFNPVNNLNFSLLMKYVGEQFMGNTDSAASKLDSYFVNDFNVSYKIDTKAFVKSITFSALVNNIFNEKYISNGYYYTYDDTWSAPDVTTTIEGTGYYPQATRNFLVGATLKF from the coding sequence ATGAAAAACCTATTTCTTTTTTTAACACTTTTGGTGTTAACCGTCTGTGCAAACGCACAAGAAAAATCACAAGATTCTACACAGGTAGAACAATTAGAAGAAGTCTTAATTAAGGCTGTTCGCGTAAATGCAACTTCACCAATTACCCACACTAACGTAAGTAAAGAAGATCTTGAAAAGCGAAATTTAGGACAAGACATTCCTGTTTTGTTAAACTTCTTACCGTCTGTAGTTACAACCACAGATGCTGGAGCAGGAGTTGGTTACACCTACATTCGTGTTCGTGGAATTAATGCACAATCTACCAATATTACGCTAAATGGTATTCCGTATAACGATTCCGAATCGTTGGGAACTTTTTGGGTAAACCTTGGTGACTTTGCATCTTCTGTAGAAAGTCTGCAGTTACAACGTGGTGTTGGTACATCTACCAATGGTTCTGGTGCTTTTGGAGCTAGTATTAATGTACTTACAGATGCAGTTTCAGAAGTTGCAAATGGCGAAATTTCTAATTCCTTCGGAAGCTATAATACTAGAAAACACAACGTGAAATTTAGTACAGGAAAACTAAATAATCACTTTGAAATCGCTGGGCGTTTATCGCAAATAAAATCCGATGGTTATATCGATAGAGCAAGCTCTGATTTAAAATCGTATTTCCTTCAAGGTGCTTATGTAGATGATAATCGTTTAATAAAAGCAATCACGTTTAGTGGTCACGAAGTTACCTATCAATCTTGGAATGGTTTGGAAGATTTAGATCTTTTAAAAGACGATAGAACGTTTAATACAGCAGGAATGTACACCGACGAAGCTGGTAATACGCGTTTTCATAAAAACGAAGAAGATAATTACCAACAAGATCATTACCAATTGCATTATACAGAAAGAATAAACAATAATTGGTCTACTAATTTAAGTTTAAACTATACGCATGGTAATGGTTATTTTGAGCAATACAAAGAAGATCAAGATTTTGAAGATTATGATTTAGAGGAAATTATGGTTGGTAGCGAAACCATTAATACTACAGATTTAATAAGAAGACGTTGGTTAGACAATGATTTCTATGTGGTAAATGCGAATGCTAATTTTAAGAAAAATAAACTAGATATGATCTTTGGTGGAACATATAGTAGTTATGATGGAGATCATTTTGGGGAAATTATTTGGGCAAGAAATGCAAGTTCTAGCGAAATAAATGACACCTATTATAATGGAAACGGAAAGAAAGAAGACCTAAGTTTCTTTACAAAAGCAACCGTTAAATTAAATGATAAACTTAGTCTTTTTGGAGATTTACAAATGCGTTTAGTAGATTATAAAACTACAGGGTTAACATCAGATAGAGTTGCTTTAAGAATAGATGAAAGTTATAGTTTTTTTAATCCGAAAGCAGGAATTACGTATGAGTTTAATACCAATAACAATATCTACTTTTCCTATGCTAGAGCAAACAGAGAACCAAATAGAGATGATTTTGAAAATAACGAAATGGTTAAACCAGAGCAGTTAAATGATTTCGAATTAGGTTTCAGACACCAATCGGAAGTATTTAGTGTCAACACCAACTTGTATTATATGCTGTATAATGAACAGTTAATTTTAACAGGAGATAGAGATAATGTTGGTAACCCAATACGTACCAATAGTGGGGAAAGTTATAGATTAGGTTTAGAAATTGAAGCTGCAGTAAAACCACTAGACTGGTTAACGATACAGCCTTCTATTACAGTAAGTTCTAATAAAAACAAGAGTACTGTGGTTTCAAGAGATGGTGGTTTAGCCGATTTAGGGAAAACAAATATTTCCTTTTCTCCAGAAGTAGTGCTGTCTAATGCATTAGTGTTTAACCCAGTAAACAATCTTAATTTTTCTTTGTTAATGAAGTATGTTGGTGAGCAGTTTATGGGAAACACAGATAGTGCGGCATCTAAATTAGATAGTTATTTTGTAAATGATTTTAATGTGTCTTATAAAATAGATACCAAAGCATTTGTGAAGTCCATAACTTTCTCTGCTTTAGTAAATAATATTTTTAATGAAAAATATATTTCTAACGGTTATTATTATACCTATGATGATACTTGGTCTGCACCAGATGTAACTACTACCATTGAAGGAACAGGATATTACCCGCAAGCAACTAGAAATTTTTTAGTGGGTGCTACGTTGAAGTTTTAA
- a CDS encoding 4'-phosphopantetheinyl transferase superfamily protein, with translation MPLYKTLTPNSQTTVKIWKITESYEDLLTPITLNPESMQRVLGMKSELHRRGFLSVRHLLAAFGYTDADLIYDTNGKPHLKDGKHISITHSFTFSAVVVSDAVVGIDIEKQREKIGVIAHKFLDYENAYLDKEATDYINKLTVIWCIKESLYKLFATPGLSFLQHTLVIPFTVEEGATIAWIDYEEKKHRYQTTFFEFEGFTCAYALPA, from the coding sequence ATGCCTCTTTACAAAACTCTTACGCCAAACTCACAAACTACTGTTAAAATCTGGAAGATTACAGAGTCTTATGAAGATTTACTAACACCTATAACGTTGAATCCAGAAAGTATGCAACGTGTTTTAGGAATGAAAAGCGAATTGCACAGACGTGGTTTTTTAAGTGTGCGTCATTTGTTGGCGGCATTTGGTTATACCGATGCGGATTTAATTTATGATACCAACGGAAAACCACATTTAAAGGATGGTAAGCATATTTCTATTACGCATTCCTTTACGTTTTCGGCAGTGGTAGTAAGTGATGCTGTTGTTGGTATTGATATTGAAAAGCAACGAGAAAAAATTGGTGTGATTGCGCATAAATTTTTAGATTATGAAAACGCATATTTAGATAAAGAGGCAACAGATTATATTAATAAACTAACTGTTATTTGGTGTATTAAAGAATCTTTATATAAGTTATTTGCGACTCCAGGTTTGAGTTTTTTACAGCATACGTTAGTCATTCCGTTTACCGTTGAAGAAGGTGCTACTATTGCTTGGATTGATTACGAAGAAAAAAAACATAGATACCAAACTACATTTTTTGAGTTTGAAGGATTTACTTGTGCTTATGCTTTACCAGCTTAA
- the ahcY gene encoding adenosylhomocysteinase, with amino-acid sequence MSTKTVAYVPNKVKDMSLAAWGRKEIKLAEAEMPGLMSLREEYKNTQPLKGARIAGCLHMTIQTAVLIETLQALGAEVTWSSCNIFSTQDQAAAAIADAGTAVYAWKDMTEEEFDWCIEQTLFFGEDRKPLNMILDDGGDLTNMVLDRYPELADGINGLSEETTTGVHRLYERVKNGTLTMPAINVNDSVTKSKFDNKYGCKESAVDAIRRATDIMLAGKRVTVCGYGDVGKGTAASFKGAGSIVTVTEIDPICALQAAMDGFEVKKLETVVGNSDIIITTTGNKDIVRAEHFEAMKDKVIVANIGHFDNEIQVGWLNEKHGHTKDTIKPQVDKYIIDGKDIILLAEGRLVNLGCATGHPSFVMSNSFTNQTLAQIELWTNKEAYGNDVYMLPKILDEKVAKLHLAKIGVELTELKPYQAEYIGVTVEGPYKPEHYRY; translated from the coding sequence ATGAGTACAAAAACTGTTGCTTACGTACCTAATAAGGTAAAAGACATGTCGCTTGCGGCTTGGGGAAGAAAAGAAATTAAATTAGCAGAAGCGGAAATGCCAGGCCTAATGAGTTTACGTGAAGAATACAAAAACACGCAACCATTAAAAGGAGCTCGTATTGCAGGATGTTTACACATGACTATTCAAACTGCTGTTTTAATTGAAACTTTACAAGCTCTTGGTGCAGAAGTTACTTGGAGTTCTTGTAACATTTTCTCTACACAAGATCAAGCTGCTGCTGCAATTGCAGATGCAGGAACTGCTGTGTATGCATGGAAAGACATGACTGAAGAAGAATTTGACTGGTGTATTGAACAAACCTTATTTTTTGGTGAAGACAGAAAACCATTAAACATGATTTTGGATGATGGTGGTGATTTAACCAACATGGTTTTAGATAGATACCCAGAATTAGCGGATGGAATCAACGGATTATCTGAAGAAACTACAACAGGAGTTCACAGATTATACGAGCGTGTTAAAAACGGAACATTAACAATGCCAGCAATTAACGTTAACGATTCTGTTACTAAATCTAAATTCGATAACAAATACGGTTGTAAAGAATCTGCAGTAGATGCAATTCGTCGTGCAACAGATATTATGCTAGCTGGAAAACGTGTAACTGTTTGTGGTTATGGTGATGTTGGTAAAGGTACTGCTGCTTCTTTTAAAGGTGCAGGAAGTATTGTAACTGTTACTGAAATCGATCCAATTTGTGCTTTACAAGCAGCAATGGACGGTTTTGAAGTAAAGAAATTAGAAACAGTTGTTGGTAATTCAGATATTATTATCACTACTACAGGAAATAAAGATATTGTACGTGCGGAGCATTTTGAAGCAATGAAAGACAAAGTAATCGTTGCTAATATTGGTCACTTTGATAACGAAATCCAAGTAGGATGGTTAAACGAAAAGCATGGTCATACTAAAGATACAATTAAGCCACAAGTTGACAAATATATCATTGATGGTAAAGACATTATTTTACTTGCCGAAGGTCGTTTAGTAAACTTAGGTTGTGCAACAGGTCATCCAAGTTTTGTAATGAGTAACTCCTTTACAAACCAAACTTTAGCGCAAATTGAACTTTGGACAAACAAAGAAGCATACGGAAACGATGTGTACATGTTACCAAAAATATTAGACGAAAAAGTCGCAAAATTACACCTAGCAAAAATTGGTGTAGAGCTTACAGAACTTAAACCTTACCAAGCAGAATATATTGGTGTAACGGTAGAAGGTCCATACAAGCCAGAACACTACAGATATTAA
- the greA gene encoding transcription elongation factor GreA has protein sequence MSKVSYYTAEGLKRLRAELKQLKDVERVKASRAIAEARDKGDLSENAEYDAAKEAQGMLEMRISKLEDQLAGARVIDESQMDNSKILVLSKVKIKNQTNGMEMLYTLVADGEADLASGKISVNSPIGKGLLGKAVGDVAEIQVPSGIMKFDIIEISR, from the coding sequence ATGAGTAAAGTATCTTATTATACAGCAGAAGGATTAAAAAGATTAAGAGCAGAGCTTAAACAACTTAAAGATGTTGAGCGCGTAAAGGCTTCTAGAGCAATTGCTGAAGCTCGAGATAAAGGAGATTTAAGTGAGAATGCAGAATATGATGCAGCAAAAGAAGCACAGGGTATGCTAGAAATGCGTATTTCTAAATTAGAAGATCAGCTTGCTGGTGCTCGTGTTATTGATGAGTCTCAAATGGATAATTCTAAAATCTTGGTGCTTTCTAAAGTGAAAATAAAAAACCAAACTAATGGTATGGAAATGCTATATACTTTGGTCGCAGATGGTGAAGCAGATTTAGCTTCAGGTAAAATATCTGTGAACTCCCCAATTGGTAAAGGTTTGTTAGGTAAAGCTGTTGGTGATGTTGCCGAAATACAAGTGCCTAGTGGTATTATGAAGTTTGATATTATTGAAATTTCTAGATAA
- a CDS encoding HIT family protein, whose product MASIFTKIVQGEIPCYKVAETEDFLAFLDVNPNAKGHTLCIPKKEVDKIFDLDEETYIALMRFSRKVAIALEKAVACKRVGVSVIGLEVPHVHVHLIPLNTMKDASFMHKTKLTTQEFQDIAKAIQSYL is encoded by the coding sequence ATGGCTTCTATATTTACAAAAATTGTTCAAGGCGAAATACCTTGTTATAAGGTTGCAGAAACCGAAGATTTTTTAGCGTTTTTAGATGTAAATCCGAATGCTAAAGGACATACACTTTGTATTCCTAAAAAGGAGGTGGATAAAATCTTTGATTTAGACGAAGAAACGTATATAGCTTTAATGCGATTTTCGCGTAAAGTAGCTATTGCACTAGAGAAAGCGGTCGCTTGTAAACGCGTAGGTGTTTCGGTAATTGGTTTAGAAGTACCTCATGTACATGTACATTTAATTCCTTTAAATACCATGAAAGATGCTAGCTTCATGCACAAAACAAAATTAACTACCCAAGAGTTTCAGGATATAGCAAAAGCAATTCAGTCTTATTTATAA
- the pnuC gene encoding nicotinamide riboside transporter PnuC encodes MNPIFDFLFGQYSDYQTLDVVLEIVAVIFGFLSVWFSRKNNILVFPTGMISTCIFVYLLLKWGLLGDMMINGYYFIMSVYGWYIWTRKVDASHMTPISRTTKKEKKISVAIFLATLVFVFIIYKAFDKWNGWVAYVDTVTTAIFFVGMWLMAKRKLENWIYWIIGDLISIPLYFYKGFTFTSFQYLGFTFIAILGYLAWKKSLSNNQVTA; translated from the coding sequence ATGAACCCCATTTTTGATTTTTTATTCGGTCAATATTCAGACTACCAGACATTAGATGTTGTGTTGGAAATTGTAGCCGTTATTTTCGGGTTTCTATCGGTTTGGTTTTCTAGAAAAAACAATATTTTAGTTTTTCCCACTGGAATGATAAGCACTTGTATTTTTGTGTATTTATTATTAAAATGGGGACTTTTAGGGGATATGATGATTAACGGATATTACTTTATTATGAGTGTTTATGGTTGGTATATTTGGACACGTAAAGTAGATGCTAGTCATATGACACCAATTTCTAGAACAACAAAAAAGGAGAAGAAAATAAGTGTGGCTATATTTTTAGCAACGCTAGTTTTTGTTTTTATTATTTATAAGGCATTTGATAAATGGAACGGCTGGGTTGCTTATGTAGACACGGTAACTACAGCGATATTTTTTGTAGGAATGTGGCTCATGGCCAAGCGTAAATTAGAAAATTGGATCTACTGGATTATTGGTGATCTTATTTCTATTCCTTTGTATTTTTATAAAGGATTTACCTTTACTAGTTTCCAGTATTTAGGATTTACATTTATAGCAATTTTAGGATATTTAGCATGGAAGAAAAGCTTAAGCAACAACCAAGTGACTGCATAA
- a CDS encoding DUF4301 family protein — protein MKFTEKDIEQIASKNLTVEKVNAQIQLFKTGVPFVNLKDAANIGNGILKFSETEKNQAIQFFENRRNEKAILKFVPASGAATRMFKFLFQFIQEYDADQESINSYINRNKASELSLFLVGVEKLPFYNQALSKVKKFIPNFNTLSQDEKKLEFIKIILETDKLNYGFYPKGLLPFHQYKDHVSTAFEEHLFEAALYASSNKEADLHFTISEKHKNIFDAEFKRIEEIVEAKTKTKFNISFSYQCQSTDTIAVTPKNDAFREDNGNLLFRPSGHGALLNNLNQLDADVIFIKNIDNIVVSKYENEVAEYKKMLGGLLIELQEQAFAYLHKLEENDLSEKELITIAEFLNTKLHVVINIEFEKYSKTYQIEYLREKLNRPIRVCGMVKNEGEPGGGPFWIKDESGNISLQIVESAQIDKKNKSQKRILKNATHFNPVDLVCGIKNYKGEKFDLNKYVDPKTAFITMKTKTGKDLKALELPGLWNGSMAYWNTIFVEVPLITFNPVKTVTDLLKATHQINE, from the coding sequence GTGAAATTTACAGAAAAAGATATAGAACAAATAGCATCGAAAAACTTAACAGTTGAAAAAGTTAATGCACAAATACAACTTTTTAAAACAGGAGTTCCGTTTGTGAATTTAAAAGATGCTGCAAATATTGGTAATGGTATTCTGAAATTTTCTGAAACAGAAAAAAATCAAGCCATTCAGTTTTTTGAAAATAGAAGAAATGAAAAAGCAATTTTAAAGTTTGTTCCAGCTTCTGGAGCTGCCACAAGAATGTTTAAGTTTTTGTTTCAATTTATTCAGGAATATGATGCCGATCAAGAAAGTATTAATTCATATATCAATAGAAACAAAGCTTCAGAGTTGTCTTTGTTTTTGGTAGGTGTTGAAAAGCTTCCTTTTTATAATCAAGCACTTTCTAAAGTAAAAAAATTTATTCCAAATTTTAATACGCTTTCACAGGATGAAAAAAAATTAGAATTTATTAAAATCATTTTAGAAACAGATAAACTTAATTATGGTTTCTATCCAAAAGGATTACTTCCTTTTCATCAATATAAAGATCATGTTTCTACTGCTTTTGAAGAGCATTTATTTGAAGCAGCACTTTATGCATCTTCTAATAAGGAGGCTGACTTACACTTTACTATTTCAGAAAAACACAAGAATATTTTTGATGCAGAATTTAAACGTATTGAAGAAATTGTGGAGGCAAAAACAAAGACCAAATTCAATATTTCATTTTCATACCAATGTCAATCTACAGATACCATTGCAGTAACACCAAAAAATGATGCCTTTAGAGAAGATAATGGTAATTTACTATTTAGACCTTCTGGTCATGGCGCTCTTTTAAACAACCTGAATCAATTAGATGCAGATGTTATTTTTATTAAAAACATAGATAATATTGTAGTCTCTAAATACGAAAATGAGGTGGCAGAATACAAGAAAATGTTGGGAGGTTTGTTAATAGAATTACAAGAACAAGCATTTGCTTATTTACATAAACTGGAAGAAAATGACCTTTCGGAAAAAGAACTAATCACCATTGCCGAATTTTTAAATACTAAGTTGCATGTTGTTATTAATATAGAATTTGAAAAGTATTCAAAAACCTATCAAATAGAATATTTAAGAGAAAAATTAAATCGACCAATTCGTGTTTGCGGCATGGTAAAAAACGAAGGCGAACCCGGTGGAGGACCCTTTTGGATAAAAGACGAAAGCGGAAACATTTCATTACAAATTGTTGAATCAGCTCAAATTGATAAGAAGAATAAATCGCAGAAAAGAATATTAAAAAATGCAACACATTTTAATCCTGTAGATCTTGTTTGCGGAATTAAAAATTATAAAGGTGAAAAGTTTGATCTTAATAAATATGTAGATCCAAAAACGGCATTTATAACCATGAAAACCAAAACGGGAAAAGACTTAAAGGCATTAGAGCTTCCTGGACTTTGGAATGGTTCTATGGCATATTGGAATACCATTTTTGTAGAAGTTCCATTAATCACTTTTAATCCTGTGAAAACCGTTACGGACTTATTAAAAGCTACACATCAAATTAACGAGTAA